In Hamadaea flava, a genomic segment contains:
- the rnc gene encoding ribonuclease III: MKKRPALSHLEEALGITLEEQLLELALTHRSYAYENGGIPTNERLEFLGDAVLGVVVTDALFRDHPELAEGRLAKLRASVVNSRALASVSRTLSPYGLGAYLLLGKGEEGTGGRDKDSILADALEAVLGAIYIEHGIETATSVILKLFDPLMSESARKGVGLDWKTSLQELTAMNGWGVPEYEVTEEGPDHAKAFTAWAVVGGERFGGSRGRTKKEAEQRSAEEAFLVLSNRAVDQSHPEAEGSDAGAA, translated from the coding sequence GTGAAGAAGCGTCCAGCACTGTCGCATCTGGAGGAAGCCCTCGGCATCACGCTCGAGGAACAGCTTCTGGAGCTAGCGCTCACCCACCGGTCGTACGCGTACGAGAACGGCGGCATTCCCACCAACGAGCGGCTGGAGTTCCTCGGCGACGCCGTCCTGGGCGTGGTCGTCACCGACGCCCTCTTCCGCGACCATCCGGAGCTGGCCGAAGGGCGACTGGCCAAACTGCGGGCCAGTGTCGTGAACTCGCGGGCGCTGGCCAGCGTCTCCCGGACGCTCAGCCCGTACGGCCTGGGCGCGTACCTGTTGCTGGGCAAGGGCGAAGAGGGCACCGGCGGCCGGGACAAGGACTCGATCCTCGCCGACGCGCTGGAGGCAGTGCTGGGCGCGATCTATATCGAGCACGGCATCGAGACCGCCACCTCGGTCATCCTCAAGCTCTTCGACCCGCTGATGAGCGAGTCCGCCCGCAAGGGTGTCGGCCTGGACTGGAAGACCAGCCTGCAGGAGCTGACCGCGATGAACGGCTGGGGCGTGCCGGAGTACGAGGTCACCGAGGAGGGCCCGGACCACGCGAAGGCGTTCACCGCCTGGGCGGTCGTCGGCGGCGAGCGGTTCGGCGGCTCCCGGGGCCGGACGAAGAAGGAGGCCGAGCAGCGCTCGGCCGAGGAGGCGTTCCTCGTGCTGAGCAATCGCGCGGTGGACCAGAGCCATCCCGAGGCGGAGGGGTCCGATGCCGGAGCTGCCTGA
- a CDS encoding phosphate acyltransferase PlsX — translation MTLKVTRKDDLRAGRSVDNGPAGDASSGPVKIAVDLLGGDDAPAVVVGGALQALAVDPGLRLILVGPPDAADAVIRALSPADRERVELHAVSGAVTMADPPVRAASRETSIRAAAHAVAVGAADAMVSAGSSGATVTAAVLALGRSSGVRKPPLAAWLPTVRPGQETLLLDVGGSMDCTVAVLQSHAGLGTAYWSQHTGQAHPRIGLLSVGREPGKGDRVRRAAEKAFAATDGFVGLVEGDDVLLGDRADVVVTDGFTGNVLLKGIEGAYRLATVGVDGASHGMARAAVMLGVPGVVVVCHGAADEGDLASGLAEAARLARSRRTGRAEHTRAGQRIRAERDVRAEQEQEGNR, via the coding sequence GTGACGCTCAAGGTCACCCGGAAAGACGATCTTCGCGCCGGTCGGTCCGTGGACAACGGGCCGGCCGGTGACGCGTCGTCAGGGCCTGTCAAGATCGCCGTCGACCTCCTCGGCGGGGACGATGCTCCCGCCGTCGTGGTGGGCGGCGCTCTTCAGGCACTGGCCGTCGATCCGGGTCTGCGCCTGATCCTGGTCGGCCCGCCCGATGCGGCCGACGCGGTGATCCGCGCCCTGTCTCCCGCCGATCGCGAGCGGGTCGAACTTCACGCCGTCTCGGGTGCCGTCACCATGGCCGATCCCCCGGTACGCGCGGCTTCCCGCGAGACGAGCATCCGTGCCGCCGCGCACGCCGTGGCCGTCGGAGCCGCCGACGCCATGGTCTCCGCGGGCTCCTCCGGCGCCACGGTCACCGCCGCCGTGCTGGCCCTGGGCCGGTCCTCCGGCGTACGCAAACCGCCGCTGGCGGCGTGGTTGCCGACCGTCCGGCCAGGTCAGGAGACACTGCTCCTCGACGTCGGCGGCTCGATGGACTGCACCGTCGCGGTGCTCCAGTCCCATGCGGGCCTCGGGACGGCGTACTGGTCGCAGCACACTGGACAGGCCCATCCCCGGATCGGGCTGCTCTCCGTCGGCCGTGAGCCGGGCAAGGGCGACCGCGTACGCCGCGCCGCCGAGAAGGCGTTCGCGGCGACGGACGGCTTCGTCGGCCTGGTCGAAGGCGACGACGTTCTCCTCGGCGACCGGGCCGATGTCGTGGTCACCGATGGCTTCACCGGTAATGTGCTGCTCAAAGGGATCGAAGGCGCGTACCGTCTGGCGACAGTGGGAGTGGACGGAGCGTCGCACGGGATGGCCCGCGCGGCGGTGATGCTGGGGGTGCCCGGCGTGGTCGTGGTCTGCCACGGCGCGGCGGACGAAGGCGATCTGGCTTCCGGGCTCGCCGAGGCGGCTCGTCTGGCGCGGAGCCGGCGGACCGGTCGGGCCGAGCACACCCGCGCGGGGCAGCGCATCCGGGCCGAGCGAGACGTCCGGGCCGAGCAGGAGCAGGAGGGCAACCGGTGA
- the smc gene encoding chromosome segregation protein SMC codes for MHLKTLTAKGFKSFASTTKLQLEPGITCVVGPNGSGKSNVVDAISWVLGEQGAKALRGGKMEDVIFAGTAGRPPLGRAEVTLTIDNGDGALPIDYSEVSITRRMFRSGESEYEINGDRCRLIDIQELLSDSGIGREMHVIVGQGQLDAVLHAKPEDRRAFIEEAAGVLKHRKRKEKALRKLDAMQANLNRLNDLTTELRRQLKPLGRQAEIARRAAGIQADLRDARLRLLADDLHTLRSTLDREIADEAALRDRRRTVESDHAEAQRLLHELETAHAADAPALQAAQDTWYQMSTLQERFRSTAQLAAERLRHLSAPTEDEQRGRDPDQLVEEAEAVRDEEIALREALEIDKDRLGEAVAARQRLEHELAAAEKALVAAVKAIADRREGLAKLAGQVASARTRTTTAAEEISRLSAAHADAAARAGQAQEEVDVANAESTEADRDNVALDEALAVATAALTEANEQLKLLSDAERTTEKDAASWRARAEALSLGLRRKDGAGALLARSGDVPGLMGSVASLLTVESGYQGAIAAALGGLADAVVVAGVDEAAEAMRLLKISDAGRASMLVGGRGVSRPPAVALPDGARWASDLVRCSEELRPAVDKALAEVAVVPDLRRATELVSAYPQLRAVTPEGDVIGAYAAAGGSAKEPSHIETQAAVDEADQKRAAAEAELSRLRHEIAASREVIAVRKKTVDEAAAAKRAAEGERNAVARQLAELGAAARSARAEADRLAVARDKAVASREEDLERLAELEERLELAQDSPIEEDPSSAERDQLAASVPQARQNEMEVRLAVRTSEERVSSIAGRADSLLRQAQAERAARERAAARRAARERGAGIARAVESGARLALGQLSGALTMAASRRDELAEARTAREAELAEVRADAKRLGGDLDRLTSEVHRDEVARAEQRLRIEQLEAKAAEEYSIDVDTLLGEYGPHVPVPILTEEGAKSAPAEPAEGEPAAETPTIPYDRAIQEKRAAKAERELALLGKVNPLALEEFAALEERYKFLSDQLEDLKATRKDLLTVVKDVDDRILQVFADAFHDTAREFEQVFKVLFPGGEGRLILTDPEDMLTTGVEVEARPPGKKIKRLSLLSGGERSLTAVALLCAIFRARPSPFYIMDEVEAALDDVNLGRLITLFEQLREKSQLIIITHQKRTMEVADALYGVTMRAGVTEVISQRLSREDD; via the coding sequence GTGCACCTCAAGACCCTGACGGCGAAGGGGTTCAAGTCCTTCGCCTCCACGACCAAGCTGCAGCTGGAACCGGGAATCACCTGCGTGGTGGGGCCCAACGGCTCCGGCAAGTCGAACGTGGTCGACGCCATCTCCTGGGTGCTCGGCGAGCAGGGCGCCAAGGCACTGCGCGGCGGCAAGATGGAAGACGTCATCTTCGCCGGAACCGCCGGCCGCCCGCCGCTGGGTCGGGCCGAAGTCACGCTGACCATCGACAATGGTGACGGCGCGCTGCCGATCGACTACTCCGAAGTGTCGATCACGCGGCGGATGTTCCGCTCCGGCGAGAGCGAGTACGAGATCAACGGCGACCGGTGCCGGCTGATCGACATCCAGGAGCTGCTCTCCGACTCCGGCATCGGCCGGGAGATGCACGTCATCGTGGGCCAGGGCCAGCTCGACGCGGTCCTGCACGCCAAGCCCGAGGACCGCCGCGCGTTCATCGAGGAGGCGGCCGGCGTACTGAAGCACCGCAAGCGCAAGGAGAAGGCGCTGCGGAAGCTCGACGCGATGCAGGCCAACCTCAACCGGCTCAACGACTTGACGACAGAACTCCGCCGCCAGCTCAAGCCGCTCGGCCGGCAGGCAGAGATCGCCCGCCGGGCCGCCGGCATCCAGGCCGACCTGCGGGACGCCCGGCTCCGGCTGCTCGCCGACGACCTGCACACGTTGCGCAGCACCTTGGATCGGGAGATCGCCGACGAGGCCGCCCTGCGGGACCGGCGGCGTACGGTCGAGTCGGATCACGCCGAGGCTCAGCGGCTGCTGCACGAGCTGGAGACGGCGCACGCCGCTGATGCGCCGGCCTTGCAAGCCGCTCAGGACACCTGGTACCAGATGTCCACTCTGCAGGAGCGCTTCCGGTCGACCGCGCAGCTCGCGGCGGAACGTCTGCGGCACCTGTCCGCCCCGACCGAGGACGAGCAGCGCGGGCGCGACCCCGACCAGCTCGTCGAGGAGGCCGAGGCGGTCCGCGACGAGGAGATCGCGCTCCGCGAGGCGCTGGAGATCGACAAGGACCGACTGGGCGAGGCGGTCGCCGCCCGGCAGCGGCTGGAGCACGAACTGGCCGCCGCCGAGAAGGCGCTCGTCGCCGCGGTCAAGGCGATCGCCGACCGCCGCGAAGGGCTGGCCAAGCTCGCCGGGCAGGTCGCCAGCGCGCGTACGCGGACGACGACGGCAGCCGAGGAGATCTCCCGGCTCAGTGCCGCGCACGCCGACGCCGCCGCCCGGGCCGGACAGGCGCAGGAGGAGGTGGACGTCGCCAACGCGGAGTCCACCGAGGCCGATCGGGACAACGTCGCCCTCGACGAAGCGCTCGCCGTGGCGACCGCCGCCCTCACCGAGGCCAACGAACAGCTGAAACTGCTCTCCGACGCGGAACGCACGACGGAGAAGGACGCGGCGAGCTGGCGGGCGCGGGCCGAGGCCCTGTCGCTCGGACTGCGTCGCAAGGACGGCGCGGGCGCGCTGCTCGCCCGGTCCGGCGACGTACCGGGTCTGATGGGAAGCGTCGCGTCCCTGCTCACCGTCGAGTCGGGCTATCAGGGTGCGATCGCCGCGGCCCTCGGTGGATTGGCGGACGCGGTCGTGGTCGCCGGGGTCGACGAGGCCGCCGAGGCGATGCGCCTGCTCAAGATCTCCGACGCCGGGCGGGCATCGATGCTGGTCGGCGGGCGTGGAGTCAGCCGGCCGCCAGCGGTCGCGCTGCCCGACGGCGCCCGGTGGGCGAGCGACCTCGTGCGGTGCTCCGAGGAGCTGCGCCCGGCCGTGGACAAGGCACTCGCCGAGGTCGCGGTCGTTCCCGATCTGCGCCGGGCGACCGAGCTGGTGTCGGCGTACCCGCAGCTCCGCGCGGTCACCCCGGAGGGCGACGTCATCGGGGCGTACGCCGCCGCGGGCGGGTCGGCCAAGGAACCCAGCCACATCGAGACCCAGGCCGCAGTCGACGAGGCCGACCAGAAGCGGGCCGCCGCTGAGGCGGAGTTGTCCCGGCTGCGCCACGAGATCGCCGCGTCCCGCGAAGTCATCGCCGTACGCAAGAAGACCGTCGACGAGGCGGCAGCGGCCAAGCGCGCGGCCGAAGGCGAGCGCAACGCCGTCGCCCGGCAGCTCGCCGAACTCGGCGCGGCTGCCCGGTCGGCCCGAGCCGAGGCGGATCGGCTCGCCGTCGCCCGGGACAAGGCGGTCGCCAGCCGCGAGGAAGACCTCGAACGCCTCGCCGAGCTGGAGGAGCGCCTCGAACTGGCGCAGGACAGCCCGATCGAGGAGGATCCCTCGTCGGCGGAACGTGATCAGCTCGCCGCGTCGGTGCCACAGGCTCGGCAGAATGAGATGGAAGTCCGCCTCGCTGTGCGTACAAGTGAGGAACGCGTCTCGAGCATCGCGGGCCGCGCGGACTCCTTGTTGCGCCAGGCGCAGGCCGAACGGGCCGCGAGAGAACGGGCCGCCGCGCGGCGTGCGGCCCGGGAACGTGGCGCGGGCATCGCGCGAGCCGTGGAGAGCGGCGCGCGACTGGCCCTCGGACAGCTGTCGGGCGCCCTGACGATGGCCGCGAGCCGCCGCGACGAGCTGGCTGAGGCGCGGACCGCGCGAGAGGCTGAGCTGGCCGAGGTACGCGCGGACGCCAAGCGGCTCGGCGGCGACCTGGACCGGCTCACCAGCGAGGTGCACCGCGACGAGGTGGCCCGGGCCGAGCAGCGACTGCGTATCGAGCAATTGGAGGCGAAGGCCGCCGAGGAGTACTCGATCGACGTCGACACCCTGCTCGGCGAGTACGGCCCGCACGTTCCGGTGCCGATCCTCACCGAGGAAGGGGCGAAGTCGGCGCCCGCGGAGCCCGCCGAGGGCGAGCCGGCCGCCGAGACGCCGACCATTCCCTACGACCGGGCGATCCAGGAGAAGCGCGCGGCCAAGGCGGAACGGGAGCTGGCCTTGCTGGGCAAGGTCAACCCGCTCGCGCTGGAGGAGTTCGCAGCGCTGGAGGAGCGCTACAAGTTCCTGTCCGACCAGCTCGAAGACCTCAAGGCGACCCGCAAGGACCTGTTGACCGTCGTCAAGGACGTCGACGACCGCATCCTGCAGGTCTTCGCCGACGCGTTCCACGACACCGCGCGGGAGTTCGAGCAGGTCTTCAAGGTGCTCTTCCCCGGTGGCGAGGGCCGGCTGATCCTCACCGACCCCGAGGACATGCTGACCACGGGCGTCGAGGTCGAGGCACGCCCCCCGGGCAAGAAGATCAAGCGGCTGTCGCTGCTGTCCGGCGGCGAGCGCTCGCTGACCGCGGTCGCACTGCTCTGCGCGATCTTCCGCGCCCGTCCCAGTCCGTTCTACATCATGGACGAGGTGGAGGCGGCGCTCGACGACGTCAACCTCGGCCGCCTGATCACCCTCTTCGAGCAGCTTCGCGAGAAGAGCCAGCTGATCATCATCACCCACCAGAAGCGCACGATGGAGGTCGCCGACGCGTTGTACGGCGTCACCATGCGCGCTGGTGTGACCGAAGTGATCAGCCAGCGACTGTCGCGTGAGGACGATTGA
- the rsmD gene encoding 16S rRNA (guanine(966)-N(2))-methyltransferase RsmD, which translates to MTRIVAGIYGGRRLTTLAGPNTRPTADRVREALFSSLTSEHGGDLEGLRFADLYAGSGAIGLEALSRGAAYALLVESDPKAARVIRANLTALTVGSAAELLTVKVSAAVAAPPPGGPFDVVFADPPYAIGEDELKTVLDGLAGQGWLADDALIVIERARRSPEPPWVHHITGERSRRYGETTLWYGRADRGVNAAAEGIAQ; encoded by the coding sequence GTGACCAGAATCGTGGCGGGGATCTATGGCGGACGGCGGCTGACCACTCTGGCCGGACCGAACACCCGGCCGACCGCCGACCGCGTACGCGAGGCGCTGTTCTCCTCCCTGACCAGTGAGCACGGCGGTGACCTGGAAGGACTGCGGTTCGCCGACCTGTACGCCGGATCCGGCGCGATCGGCCTGGAGGCGTTGTCCCGCGGAGCCGCGTACGCGTTGCTGGTCGAGTCGGATCCGAAGGCGGCCCGGGTGATCCGGGCGAACCTCACCGCCCTGACTGTCGGGTCGGCGGCCGAGCTGCTCACGGTGAAGGTGAGCGCGGCCGTCGCGGCGCCGCCGCCGGGCGGTCCCTTCGACGTCGTCTTCGCCGATCCCCCGTACGCGATCGGGGAGGACGAGCTGAAGACGGTCCTCGACGGGCTGGCCGGGCAGGGCTGGCTGGCCGACGACGCCCTGATCGTCATCGAGCGCGCCCGGCGGTCGCCGGAGCCGCCGTGGGTGCATCACATCACCGGAGAGCGGTCACGCCGTTACGGTGAGACGACTCTTTGGTACGGTCGCGCCGACCGAGGGGTAAACGCGGCAGCAGAAGGAATAGCGCAATGA
- the rpmF gene encoding 50S ribosomal protein L32, which yields MAVPKRKMSRSNTRHRRAQWKVSAVATVACPQCKSPKLPHGACTVCGTYNGRQVLSV from the coding sequence GTGGCTGTCCCGAAGCGGAAGATGTCGCGCAGCAACACCCGTCACCGCCGGGCGCAGTGGAAGGTCTCCGCTGTCGCGACCGTCGCCTGCCCGCAGTGCAAGTCGCCGAAGCTCCCGCACGGTGCCTGCACCGTCTGCGGCACCTACAACGGCCGTCAGGTCCTCTCGGTCTGA
- a CDS encoding CAP domain-containing protein, whose translation MHPSPNRPMHRAPSRSPLPLVLALLLAAALIVGLFAAVAHFAPNFSPSSASGDPGVNVSSSASGSPAAVATASGSPSPVTPSGSTPPASPSPKPSPTKASPTALDKITSVENKVFDLVNAERVKAGCGKLRNDSRLHKAARSYSALMAEKNFFSHTGPDGSSFVDRIAATGYPRNAAGAENIAYGYADAAAVMKGWMNSEGHRANILNCDLEAIGVGLAYRKSTPYWTQDFGRQ comes from the coding sequence GTGCACCCCTCCCCCAACAGGCCGATGCACCGGGCTCCGAGCAGGTCACCGCTGCCTTTGGTGCTCGCCTTACTGCTCGCCGCGGCCCTGATCGTCGGGCTTTTCGCCGCCGTCGCGCACTTCGCCCCCAACTTCTCGCCCTCATCGGCATCGGGCGATCCCGGCGTCAATGTCTCATCCTCCGCCTCCGGGTCCCCGGCGGCAGTCGCGACGGCCTCGGGTTCCCCCAGCCCAGTGACCCCCTCGGGGAGTACGCCCCCGGCCTCCCCCTCGCCGAAGCCGTCGCCCACCAAGGCTTCGCCGACCGCGCTGGACAAGATCACGTCGGTCGAGAACAAGGTCTTCGACCTGGTGAACGCCGAACGGGTGAAGGCGGGCTGCGGCAAGCTGCGCAACGACTCCCGCCTGCACAAAGCGGCCCGCTCCTACAGCGCGCTGATGGCGGAGAAGAACTTCTTCAGCCATACCGGCCCGGACGGATCGTCCTTCGTCGACCGGATCGCGGCGACGGGCTACCCGCGCAACGCGGCCGGCGCCGAGAATATCGCGTACGGGTATGCGGACGCGGCGGCCGTGATGAAGGGCTGGATGAACAGCGAGGGGCACCGGGCCAACATCCTCAACTGCGATCTCGAGGCGATCGGCGTCGGATTGGCATACCGGAAGTCGACACCCTACTGGACGCAGGACTTCGGACGGCAGTAG
- the mutM gene encoding bifunctional DNA-formamidopyrimidine glycosylase/DNA-(apurinic or apyrimidinic site) lyase: MPELPEVETVRQGVERWVTGRTVAAAEVLHPRAIRRHIAGADDFTAALRGVKILGARRRGKYLWLPLDSGDAVVGHLGMSGQLLVQPPDAEDEKHLRIRFRFEDGESELRFVDQRTFGGLALSRGGAELPDEIAHIALDPFDATYRDSVVAAALRARKTEVKRALLDQTLISGVGNIYADEALWRAKLHGARPTDRLSQAVALTLLGHCRDVMAEAMIAGGTSFDALYVNVNGESGYFDRSLNAYGREGEPCSRCGSAIRRESFMNRSSFSCPRCQPKPRVTVR, from the coding sequence ATGCCGGAGCTGCCTGAGGTCGAGACCGTCCGCCAGGGCGTCGAGCGCTGGGTCACCGGCCGGACGGTCGCCGCGGCCGAGGTGCTTCATCCACGCGCGATCCGGCGGCACATCGCCGGCGCGGACGACTTCACGGCGGCCCTGCGCGGCGTCAAGATCCTCGGTGCCCGGCGGCGTGGCAAGTATCTGTGGCTGCCGCTCGACAGCGGGGACGCCGTCGTCGGCCACCTCGGCATGTCCGGCCAGCTCCTCGTGCAGCCGCCGGACGCCGAGGACGAGAAGCACCTGCGCATCCGGTTCCGCTTCGAGGACGGCGAGTCCGAGCTGCGGTTCGTCGACCAGCGGACGTTCGGCGGGCTAGCCCTGTCCCGGGGCGGCGCCGAGCTGCCGGACGAGATCGCGCACATCGCCCTCGACCCGTTCGACGCCACGTACCGCGACTCGGTGGTCGCCGCCGCGCTGCGGGCTCGCAAGACCGAGGTCAAGCGCGCGCTGCTCGACCAGACACTGATCTCCGGCGTCGGCAACATCTACGCCGACGAGGCGCTCTGGCGGGCCAAGCTCCACGGCGCGCGGCCCACCGACCGGCTCAGCCAGGCCGTCGCGCTCACCCTCCTCGGCCACTGCCGGGACGTCATGGCCGAGGCCATGATCGCGGGCGGCACGAGCTTCGACGCCCTCTATGTCAACGTCAACGGCGAGAGCGGCTACTTCGACCGGTCGCTCAACGCGTACGGCCGGGAAGGGGAGCCGTGCTCGCGCTGCGGCTCCGCGATCCGGCGGGAGTCGTTCATGAACCGGAGCTCGTTCAGCTGCCCGCGCTGCCAACCCAAACCGCGGGTCACTGTGCGGTGA
- a CDS encoding spherulation-specific family 4 protein translates to MGRHLTIYAHPVAGPVNAGVPLGYLDLAFGARPVESVKAELDEWGAQAVGGLFFDQVPTSPFSIGPVAMAVRAARRLGFDTILLNPGRPTDNLYRGLGAIICTFEGDWIDYQLGTEDGVRPGDGHVVHGIPGENMEQCLELMRGRGAAWGVATSAGCLVPALATA, encoded by the coding sequence GTGGGCAGACACCTGACGATCTACGCGCATCCGGTCGCCGGACCCGTCAACGCCGGCGTCCCGCTGGGGTACCTCGACCTCGCCTTCGGCGCGCGTCCGGTCGAGTCGGTCAAGGCCGAACTCGACGAGTGGGGCGCGCAGGCCGTCGGCGGCCTCTTCTTCGACCAAGTCCCGACCAGCCCGTTCTCGATCGGCCCGGTCGCGATGGCCGTACGCGCGGCGCGCCGGTTGGGCTTCGACACGATCCTGCTCAATCCGGGCCGCCCGACGGACAACCTCTATCGCGGGCTCGGCGCCATCATCTGCACCTTCGAAGGCGACTGGATCGATTACCAGTTGGGCACCGAGGACGGCGTACGCCCCGGTGACGGGCATGTCGTCCACGGCATCCCGGGCGAGAACATGGAGCAGTGCCTGGAGCTGATGCGGGGGCGGGGCGCGGCCTGGGGCGTCGCGACCTCGGCCGGCTGCCTCGTTCCGGCGCTGGCCACCGCGTGA
- a CDS encoding YceD family protein, which yields MRDHQPKHLDARAPLVLDARELPRRPGAMRALKLVVPAPADLGLELIGVPEGGDLTLDLRMESVSEGVLVSGTAHGALEGECGRCLRPITDEITVRIQELYAYPDSATDETTDEDEIGRLQDDLFDLEPALRDAVVLALPVNPLCEQDCPGLCPDCGVHWDELPEGHTHEQVDPRWAALSNLTVSTEE from the coding sequence ATGCGTGATCATCAGCCGAAGCACCTCGATGCCCGGGCGCCGCTTGTCCTCGATGCGAGGGAGCTGCCGCGCCGCCCGGGGGCGATGCGTGCCCTGAAACTGGTCGTTCCCGCACCGGCGGACCTCGGCTTGGAACTGATCGGCGTGCCGGAAGGCGGCGACCTCACCCTCGATCTGAGGATGGAGTCCGTCTCCGAAGGCGTGCTCGTCTCCGGCACCGCCCACGGTGCCCTGGAGGGCGAGTGCGGCCGGTGCCTGCGCCCGATCACCGACGAGATCACCGTGCGGATCCAGGAGCTTTACGCGTACCCGGACTCCGCGACGGACGAGACGACGGACGAGGACGAGATCGGCCGGCTTCAGGACGACCTGTTCGACCTGGAACCGGCGCTGCGGGATGCGGTGGTGCTCGCACTGCCGGTCAACCCGCTCTGCGAGCAAGACTGCCCGGGATTGTGCCCCGACTGCGGGGTGCACTGGGACGAACTGCCCGAGGGTCATACCCACGAGCAGGTCGACCCGCGCTGGGCGGCCCTGAGCAACCTGACCGTGAGCACTGAGGAGTAA
- the coaD gene encoding pantetheine-phosphate adenylyltransferase, whose protein sequence is MRRAVCPGSFDPMTKGHLDIIVRSARLFDEVIVGVLINASKSAVFTVDERIEMLREATASTPNLRIVGFHGLLVDFCHEQGAQVVVKGLRAVSDFDYELQMAQMNIGLSGVETLFMPTNPLYSFIASSLVKQVCKLGGDVSQYVPKAVEERLVAKLRPAQ, encoded by the coding sequence ATGAGGCGTGCAGTCTGTCCCGGTTCGTTCGACCCGATGACGAAAGGCCATCTGGACATCATCGTCCGGTCGGCCCGGCTCTTCGACGAGGTCATCGTCGGAGTGCTGATCAACGCGTCGAAGTCGGCGGTGTTCACCGTGGACGAGCGGATCGAGATGCTGCGGGAGGCGACCGCGAGTACGCCCAACCTGCGGATCGTGGGCTTCCACGGGCTGCTGGTGGACTTCTGCCACGAGCAGGGCGCGCAGGTCGTGGTCAAGGGACTGCGGGCGGTCAGCGACTTCGACTACGAGTTGCAGATGGCGCAGATGAACATCGGGCTCTCGGGCGTCGAGACCTTGTTCATGCCGACCAACCCGCTCTACTCGTTCATCGCGTCGAGCTTGGTGAAGCAGGTCTGCAAGCTCGGCGGGGACGTCTCTCAATACGTCCCGAAGGCGGTCGAGGAGCGTCTCGTCGCCAAACTGCGACCGGCCCAATAG